From the Thermococcus sp. 18S1 genome, one window contains:
- a CDS encoding NifB/NifX family molybdenum-iron cluster-binding protein, with product MRCLKVAFGMENDETLIDAHYGDSEFFATYEVCEDKSVKLLEKRHNKAKDFEEEDDGHGDPRKFKAVVSQLLDVDVLAAFRMGPNFLRIRDKTNKVAFFTRTRDLNLALQRFIENFDDLWEQVQAKKAEKPPIEE from the coding sequence ATGAGGTGCCTGAAGGTCGCGTTTGGAATGGAAAACGATGAGACGCTCATAGATGCCCACTACGGGGACTCGGAGTTCTTCGCGACATACGAGGTCTGCGAGGACAAGAGTGTTAAGCTGCTCGAAAAGAGGCACAACAAGGCCAAGGACTTCGAGGAAGAGGACGACGGCCATGGCGACCCCAGGAAGTTCAAGGCCGTCGTGAGCCAGCTCCTCGACGTTGACGTCCTAGCAGCATTCAGAATGGGTCCAAACTTCCTGAGGATCCGCGACAAGACCAACAAGGTGGCATTCTTCACGAGGACGAGGGACTTAAACCTCGCCCTGCAGAGGTTTATCGAGAACTTCGACGACCTCTGGGAACAGGTACAGGCGAAGAAGGCCGAAAAGCCCCCGATAGAGGAGTAA
- a CDS encoding P-loop NTPase produces MQLVIASGKGGVGKSTVTASLLYLLKDEYRFVAVDADADAPNLDLLLGVERWEEERELIGAKVARINTESCIRCGICQERCPYDCIKVIDGDYVVSELTCEGCNVCGLVCPVPGTISLDEVRSGVVRKTTTRYGFPLISAQLDVGRPNSGKLVTEEKEWAKKLMGELGIEHMVVDSAAGIGCQVIASIGGADLTILVAEPTPASLSDVRRAYKVVQHFRQPAYLIINKADFNPGFTALREWAEAEGIPILGEIPYDRAIPRSMSMLKPFVEAFPDSKAADAMREIAGRVREEILK; encoded by the coding sequence ATGCAGCTGGTCATAGCGAGCGGCAAGGGAGGCGTTGGAAAGAGTACCGTCACAGCCTCGCTCCTCTACCTGCTGAAGGACGAGTACCGGTTCGTTGCCGTTGATGCCGATGCGGACGCGCCGAACCTCGACCTGCTCCTCGGCGTGGAGCGCTGGGAGGAGGAGAGGGAGCTGATAGGGGCGAAGGTGGCGAGGATAAACACGGAGAGCTGCATAAGGTGCGGCATCTGCCAGGAGCGCTGCCCCTACGACTGTATCAAGGTCATAGACGGCGACTACGTTGTCAGCGAGCTGACCTGTGAGGGCTGCAACGTCTGTGGCCTCGTTTGTCCGGTTCCGGGGACGATAAGCCTTGACGAGGTTCGCTCTGGAGTCGTCAGGAAGACGACCACCCGCTACGGCTTTCCGCTGATTTCGGCCCAGCTCGACGTCGGCAGGCCCAACAGCGGAAAGCTCGTTACCGAGGAGAAGGAGTGGGCGAAGAAGCTCATGGGGGAGCTCGGCATCGAGCACATGGTGGTTGACAGCGCCGCAGGAATCGGCTGTCAGGTTATAGCGAGCATAGGTGGGGCTGATCTGACGATACTCGTGGCGGAGCCTACCCCTGCTTCCCTCAGCGACGTGCGGAGGGCATACAAGGTCGTCCAGCACTTCAGGCAGCCGGCTTACCTCATCATCAATAAGGCCGACTTTAACCCTGGCTTCACTGCTCTAAGGGAGTGGGCTGAAGCCGAGGGAATTCCGATACTCGGCGAGATACCCTACGACAGGGCCATTCCGAGGAGCATGAGCATGCTCAAGCCCTTCGTCGAGGCCTTTCCCGACTCGAAGGCGGCCGATGCGATGAGGGAGATAGCTGGGAGGGTCAGGGAAGAGATACTCAAGTGA
- a CDS encoding P-loop NTPase yields MQIAVSGGKGGTGKSTVAINLAIALREHYDLVLADLDVEAPNDHLLLGVELANEEPVELFMPRFDYGKCTRCRKCAEVCEEHAIITMRDGTPFLMPNLCSGCAACEIVCPVPGAILPGKKLMGHTYLTETPYGFPLVTGRLLEGEERAMPIVSRAKKRAQGLEKELLMVDTAAGTSNTVSKALEDSRLIIAVIEPTPLGIHDGELILRLAKLMEVPAMVVVNRSDLGEVAKVREIAEKYGAEVIAEIPYSENIIRSYVEGKPIVLTDYPEAGLFREIASRVVEFLGGGE; encoded by the coding sequence TTGCAGATAGCGGTGAGCGGTGGAAAAGGTGGCACTGGAAAGTCAACGGTTGCGATCAATCTGGCGATAGCACTCAGGGAGCACTACGATCTCGTCTTAGCTGACCTTGATGTTGAGGCTCCCAACGACCACCTTCTGCTGGGCGTGGAGCTGGCCAACGAAGAGCCGGTTGAACTGTTCATGCCGCGCTTCGACTATGGGAAGTGCACCCGCTGCAGGAAGTGCGCCGAGGTCTGTGAGGAGCACGCGATAATAACCATGCGCGATGGGACGCCCTTCCTGATGCCGAACCTCTGCTCCGGTTGCGCCGCCTGTGAGATAGTCTGTCCTGTCCCGGGGGCTATTCTGCCGGGCAAGAAGCTGATGGGGCACACTTACCTCACTGAGACCCCCTACGGCTTCCCGCTCGTCACGGGAAGGCTCCTTGAGGGTGAGGAGAGGGCGATGCCGATAGTTTCCAGGGCCAAGAAGCGTGCCCAGGGGCTTGAGAAGGAGCTTTTGATGGTTGATACCGCCGCGGGAACGAGCAACACCGTCTCGAAGGCCCTTGAGGACTCGAGGCTCATCATAGCCGTCATCGAGCCAACTCCCCTCGGAATTCACGACGGCGAGTTGATTCTCAGGCTGGCGAAGCTGATGGAGGTTCCCGCGATGGTCGTTGTGAACCGCTCGGACCTCGGCGAAGTGGCTAAGGTGCGCGAGATTGCCGAGAAGTACGGTGCGGAGGTAATCGCGGAGATTCCGTACAGCGAGAACATCATAAGGAGCTACGTTGAGGGGAAGCCCATAGTCCTGACGGATTATCCCGAGGCGGGGCTCTTCAGGGAGATTGCTTCCAGGGTCGTTGAGTTCCTCGGAGGTGGTGAGTGA
- the pfdA gene encoding prefoldin subunit alpha codes for MAEMNEQLERLAYEYQLLQAQAQLLAQNLELLTLGRNEFQAVKETLEELKKVEEEKPEILVPIGAGSFLKAHIDDKENAIVSVGAGYAIEKNLDDAITYLDARIREYDEAIAKTQEALKKLEGQLGELAQKAQELQQRQAMGFSVKK; via the coding sequence ATGGCCGAGATGAACGAGCAGCTTGAAAGGCTCGCTTACGAGTACCAGCTCCTTCAGGCCCAGGCGCAGCTCCTGGCCCAGAACCTCGAACTGCTCACCCTGGGGAGGAACGAGTTCCAGGCGGTAAAAGAGACGCTGGAGGAACTCAAGAAGGTCGAGGAGGAGAAGCCGGAGATACTGGTGCCGATCGGGGCGGGCTCCTTCCTGAAGGCGCACATAGACGACAAGGAGAACGCGATAGTCAGCGTCGGCGCCGGCTACGCTATCGAGAAGAACCTCGATGACGCAATAACTTATCTGGACGCGCGCATCAGGGAGTACGATGAGGCGATAGCCAAGACCCAGGAGGCGCTCAAAAAGCTGGAGGGACAGCTGGGAGAGCTCGCCCAGAAGGCGCAGGAGCTTCAGCAGAGGCAGGCCATGGGGTTCAGCGTGAAGAAGTGA
- a CDS encoding DUF2341 domain-containing protein, whose protein sequence is MNRVRIKFLAVVFALLILGTFGLAVPRINVDVQEIGTGSQRLISPVLQGSIWFNSGLTQGELVFSEDLPVGTQIYVSLRDANDNTIAYNYSIVLTADLTAGSILEYALVNPSGASRSAVVRAVVTVITPNYQTTFTAGNILVTSRELGVGVANTTVFCTPITVTENSGQTLYDYSILIVLDDSNNGNNETWKVDWNIINETNIYFTDDAGNPLYFWIQRVDTNNRIAYLWVKLPLLVAGSSRTLCLNYGVWPNPYGGYNNVYRTFLFVDDFNTFNPSAWESNVPVTVTGGYLALSANQWVWTKKTFGTHYAVHIGAYLVYDDGTRFNNAPNTNTRYYSLGPFLMGYIAPDNRAYTEGIGARYGTIWGFDSEAKGLLTFTLPGDPDITGYWDASRTNNQYYWNIGVYITMTFYNGRLSFYQKSPDGNWGIVSTYTRMSSYAVTVTGDGRIGFGQWSDYNNIPSRYYWVVVRNYVNPEPSVSVGLWYYKLVFHPRPPTTTVAGSLPTAVAPTSVHGLNGALLTGKSVPLRLPANYTPLVQMNNGTGEGIKELVSNFTLSAEGLWNTTPPFSSARPPGSTLARSQGS, encoded by the coding sequence ATGAATAGAGTGAGGATAAAATTCCTTGCCGTGGTGTTTGCGCTGCTGATTCTAGGAACTTTTGGGCTAGCCGTGCCTAGGATTAACGTGGATGTTCAAGAAATTGGTACTGGGAGTCAAAGGCTTATTTCTCCCGTTCTTCAGGGTTCAATATGGTTCAACTCCGGCCTGACACAAGGAGAACTGGTTTTCTCAGAGGACCTCCCCGTGGGGACGCAGATTTACGTTTCTCTCAGAGACGCCAACGACAACACCATAGCTTACAATTACTCTATTGTTCTCACTGCGGATTTAACAGCGGGAAGCATCTTGGAGTACGCCCTCGTTAATCCTAGTGGGGCCTCTAGAAGTGCTGTGGTTCGTGCTGTTGTTACAGTAATTACCCCCAACTATCAAACCACTTTCACCGCAGGTAACATACTGGTTACGAGCAGAGAGCTGGGGGTTGGAGTCGCAAATACCACCGTTTTCTGTACCCCAATAACGGTTACGGAAAACAGCGGACAAACCCTTTACGACTACAGTATATTGATAGTGCTGGACGACAGCAACAACGGCAACAATGAGACCTGGAAGGTCGATTGGAACATCATCAATGAAACCAACATCTACTTCACGGATGATGCTGGCAACCCACTGTACTTCTGGATTCAGAGAGTGGACACCAACAACAGGATCGCGTACCTGTGGGTTAAGCTTCCTCTTCTCGTAGCAGGCTCCTCCCGTACACTTTGTCTCAACTATGGGGTATGGCCCAATCCTTACGGTGGCTACAATAACGTTTATAGGACATTCCTCTTCGTTGATGACTTCAACACGTTCAACCCCTCTGCATGGGAGAGCAACGTCCCGGTTACCGTGACCGGTGGCTATCTCGCCCTGTCTGCGAACCAGTGGGTGTGGACTAAGAAAACCTTTGGCACCCACTATGCGGTTCACATAGGAGCGTACCTTGTCTATGACGATGGAACTAGGTTTAACAACGCCCCCAACACCAACACCCGGTACTACTCCCTAGGGCCATTCCTCATGGGCTACATAGCTCCGGATAACAGGGCATACACAGAGGGAATAGGCGCGAGATACGGGACCATCTGGGGATTCGACAGTGAGGCTAAGGGACTGCTGACTTTTACCCTTCCGGGAGACCCAGATATCACCGGCTACTGGGACGCCTCAAGGACCAACAATCAGTACTATTGGAACATCGGGGTTTACATCACAATGACCTTCTACAACGGCCGGCTTAGCTTCTACCAGAAGAGTCCTGATGGCAACTGGGGTATCGTCAGCACTTACACCCGGATGTCGAGCTACGCCGTGACCGTGACCGGGGACGGAAGGATTGGTTTCGGCCAGTGGAGTGATTACAACAACATACCCAGCAGGTACTACTGGGTGGTCGTCAGGAACTACGTCAATCCCGAGCCTTCCGTCTCGGTTGGGCTCTGGTATTACAAGCTTGTCTTTCATCCACGGCCTCCAACAACCACTGTCGCAGGGTCTCTTCCAACTGCAGTTGCTCCTACGTCAGTTCATGGGTTAAACGGCGCTCTACTAACTGGAAAAAGTGTCCCACTCAGGCTTCCGGCGAACTACACTCCATTAGTTCAGATGAATAATGGCACGGGAGAAGGAATAAAGGAGTTGGTTTCTAACTTCACTTTGAGTGCTGAAGGCCTTTGGAATACCACTCCACCGTTTTCTTCAGCCCGTCCTCCAGGCTCCACTCTGGCTCGAAGCCAAGGCTCTTGA
- a CDS encoding NifB/NifX family molybdenum-iron cluster-binding protein has translation MRIAVPTNGGGLEDTVAPVFARAPAFLIVDVDENGNVTSSRVIQNGAAMAGGGAGPMAIQTLINEGVEAVIAPQVGPNAMGAAQAAGIRVYQVVPGTPVEEAIKAVVNGSVGQFTAPVPPAPATPTYPPYPAYGYGFGPGRGQGRGGGWGRGRGFGRGWGRGGRGQGSRLGYCPWTGQPSRRALRWLYGRW, from the coding sequence ATGAGAATCGCAGTACCAACCAACGGAGGGGGGCTTGAAGACACAGTTGCTCCGGTCTTTGCCAGAGCCCCAGCGTTCCTCATAGTGGACGTTGACGAAAACGGCAACGTCACCAGCAGCAGGGTCATCCAGAACGGTGCCGCCATGGCGGGAGGCGGAGCCGGGCCAATGGCCATCCAGACCCTCATCAACGAGGGCGTCGAAGCGGTGATAGCACCGCAGGTCGGCCCCAATGCTATGGGGGCTGCACAGGCCGCGGGGATAAGGGTCTACCAGGTCGTACCTGGAACCCCAGTCGAGGAGGCCATAAAGGCCGTCGTCAACGGAAGCGTTGGCCAGTTCACGGCCCCAGTCCCGCCTGCCCCAGCGACGCCGACATACCCGCCATATCCCGCTTACGGCTACGGCTTTGGTCCCGGCAGAGGCCAGGGCCGCGGTGGCGGCTGGGGAAGAGGCAGAGGCTTCGGTCGTGGATGGGGAAGAGGAGGGAGGGGCCAGGGATCCAGACTTGGCTACTGCCCCTGGACCGGCCAGCCCAGCAGGCGAGCCCTTCGCTGGCTCTACGGTCGGTGGTGA